In a single window of the Natronosalvus caseinilyticus genome:
- a CDS encoding alpha/beta hydrolase, giving the protein MDARRTDLDPQVAALLAEPTYQSLPPWHALSVEAARRLEDDVFGGEPTISLPEVTDTAIPGADAGSEIPIRVYRPLEAHDLPVLLFYHGGGWTLGTLDSADDLCRAFAAETESLVVSVDYRLAPEHPFPAPLEDAIAALEWVREHAAAIGGDPDRIGVCGSSAGANLAAAVARWDAHRGDDVLAQQVLCYPITDHAFDTPSYVENADSPLLTRADMRWFWNQYLRHPVDGVNPYASVLRASSFDRLPPTTVVTCGHDPLRDEGIAYAEALEDAGVPVSHHHYPSLPHGALSLADEVERSAEAMEKLTDRIRLRFVR; this is encoded by the coding sequence ATGGACGCTCGACGGACCGACCTCGATCCGCAGGTCGCGGCCCTGCTCGCCGAACCGACCTACCAATCGCTTCCGCCGTGGCACGCCCTCTCGGTCGAGGCGGCCCGGCGACTCGAGGACGATGTCTTCGGCGGCGAGCCGACGATTTCGCTCCCCGAGGTGACAGACACCGCGATTCCCGGAGCTGACGCCGGAAGCGAGATTCCGATTCGCGTCTACCGCCCGCTCGAGGCCCACGACCTCCCGGTACTCCTCTTCTATCACGGCGGCGGCTGGACGCTCGGCACGCTCGACTCCGCCGACGACCTCTGCCGGGCCTTCGCCGCAGAGACCGAGTCGCTGGTCGTCTCGGTCGACTATCGACTCGCCCCCGAACACCCGTTTCCGGCACCGCTCGAGGACGCCATCGCCGCCCTCGAGTGGGTCCGCGAACACGCGGCAGCCATCGGCGGCGACCCGGATCGAATCGGGGTCTGTGGCTCGAGCGCGGGGGCCAACCTCGCGGCCGCTGTCGCCCGGTGGGACGCCCACAGGGGAGACGACGTGCTCGCCCAGCAGGTGCTCTGCTATCCGATCACCGACCACGCGTTTGACACGCCGTCGTACGTGGAGAACGCGGACAGCCCACTGCTCACCCGCGCGGACATGCGCTGGTTCTGGAACCAGTACCTCCGACACCCGGTCGACGGCGTGAACCCCTACGCGTCGGTCCTGCGGGCGTCCTCCTTCGATAGGCTTCCGCCCACTACTGTCGTCACCTGTGGCCACGACCCACTTCGTGACGAGGGAATCGCTTACGCCGAGGCGCTCGAAGATGCAGGCGTGCCCGTGAGCCATCACCATTACCCTTCGTTGCCCCACGGTGCGTTGAGCCTGGCCGACGAGGTCGAGCGGTCGGCCGAGGCGATGGAGAAGCTCACCGACCGGATCCGTTTGCG